A DNA window from Eretmochelys imbricata isolate rEreImb1 chromosome 3, rEreImb1.hap1, whole genome shotgun sequence contains the following coding sequences:
- the MAP10 gene encoding microtubule-associated protein 10, giving the protein MEEEEEGGAREALFSLELLVEWVRVEPQLLPARGPLRPAVALRLLDFPTLLVHPPEPGCPPGRLVPFGRGKSCLFRLGPGPLRGLLRRAPLYALLLALPPGPGPARLLGSCCVSLAPAAEELLRPPQGGATPGSRGRRGCYPLRDLMGERVGELALGYRLSSLGPALLGHLPAGLGQGVAGGAPPPRPTCPPDTQRQSGPRPQGTPGEQASGHGRHSTSIGIQTEPQGRELPGELEPEHSGQASSPAGQTHLPCVEEVRELEIEANIFCPPPLYYSHLPTEPPPAQAPRRVAVAQPQAPQEQSPSATPAPLQEACPDRGRASGSLAQSLGSAQQLRDALRELPLVNALLVELSLLSNQPLHLGPSTVHPQLAWLYREVEEADIKTSKPLTKSRWPAGKDKETLLNPRERFKRSQQQFSKLGGSSLRETGAGKGTRKAAASRNNCFEKKSGTKENTPPRKKLFYGLTNTLRLRLQQTNPDMLILHERREQYRKRQVEMLREKQSKGSLSRGKLFRNTAEQHLMSYRHPAEGGILEQNIQVGENIETLIQSSIEKDHSTTIMEDISDLQKHAARNRPNNHEENAKEENPYEVNTNSSLEVTTIKIPYKVKGVKVHLPRTFTQDTDAKGNKVDEEAVDLIHDKDTDDYNASPLGDYQPGQNNSFESNPELKYSDDFVGSPENTGYSEDFTSADDTGRSSETLDSSPECALVSPKQACSDMESESKKSRLSEKSLRTESISAPLPVPSSASPVHSLKKTYDLKAKKQNTGAGVGVSISDSSPPAGSLDKQELASHIKEEDSKIDQNIFQAPEVESKQTNSDINSVVKGQTSLEKSQSLRTSQVSSYLPSNMSDLELSGMENNTSDKEEDDDFGTLSIPNQYKHISELVVNKLPGYTM; this is encoded by the coding sequence atggaggaggaggaggagggcggcGCGCGCGAGGCTCTCTTCTCGCTGGAGCTGCTGGTGGAGTGGGTGCGGGTGGAGCCGCAGCTGCTGCCCGCGCGCGGCCCCCTGCGCCCGGCCGTGGCGCTGCGGCTGCTGGACTTCCCCACCTTGCTGGTGCACCCACCCGAGCCGGGCTGCCCGCCGGGGCGGCTCGTCCCCTTCGGCCGGGGCAAGTCCTGCCTCTTCCGCCTGGGCCCGGGCCCCCTGCGGGGCCTGCTCCGCCGCGCCCCGCTCTACGCGCTGCTGCTGGCGCTGCCCccggggcccggcccggcccggctgcTCGGCAGCTGCTGCGTCTCCCTGGCCCCGGCCGCCGAGGAGCTGCTGCGGCCGCCGCAGGGCGGGGCGACGCCCGGCTCCCGGGGCCGCAGGGGCTGTTACCCCCTGCGGGACCTCATGGGGGAGCGGGTTGGGGAGCTGGCCCTGGGCTACCGCCTCAGCAGCCTGGGGCCGGCCTTGCTGGGACACCTGCCTgcgggcctggggcagggggtggccgGGGGAGCGCCGCCGCCCAGGCCCACCTGCCCCCCGGATACCCAGCGCCAGAGCGGGCCCAGGCCGCAGGGGACCCCGGGGGAGCAGGCGTCTGGGCATGGTAGGCACTCTACGTCTATCGGCATCCAGACGGAGCCGCAGGGCAGGGAGTTGCCTGGGGAGCTGGAGCCTGAGCACAGCGGCCAAGCCTCTTCCCCCGCTGGCCAGACCCATCTGCCATGTGTGGAGGAGGTGAGGGAGCTGGAGATTGAAGCAAACATCTTCTGCCCTCCCCCTTTGTACTACAGCCACCTGCCCACAGAGCCCCCACCAGCCCAGGCCCCTAGGCGGGTGGCAGTTGCCCAGCCTCAGGCACCACAGGAGCAGAGCCCAAGTGCAACACCAGCACCGTTACAGGAAGCTTGTCCAGACAGAGGTCGGGCTTCTGGTTCCCTGGCCCAGTCGCTGGGTAGTGCCCAGCAGCTCAGAGATGCTCTAAGAGAGCTGCCTCTGGTCAACGCTTTGCTGGTAGAACTATCCCTGCTGAGTAATCAGCCCCTGCACTTGGGACCTTCTACTGTTCACCCCCAGCTGGCCTGGCTATACCGAGAAGTAGAAGAAGCTGACATCAAGACCTCAAAACCTCTTACTAAAAGCCGATGGCCAGCTGGGAAAGATAAGGAGACACTTCTTAACCCCAGAGAAAGGTTCAAAAGAAGTCAGCAACAGTTTTCTAAATTGGGGGGTTCTTCCTTACGAGAGACTGGAGCAGGGAAAGGAACCAGGAAAGCTGCAGCATCAAGAAACAACTGTTTTGAAAAGAAGAGTGGAACCAAAGAAAACACACCCCCAAGGAAGAAACTGTTTTATGGACTCACAAATACACTAAGGTTACGATTACAGCAGACCAATCCAGATATGTTAATACTTCATGAAAGGAGAGAACAATATAGAAAAAGGCAAGTCGAGATGCTgagagaaaagcaaagcaaagggtCTTTGTCCAGAGGAAAACTATTCAGAAACACTGCTGAACAGCATCTGATGTCTTACAGGCATCCTGCTGAGGGAGGAATTTTagaacaaaatattcaggttggtGAAAATATTGAGACTTTAATACAAAGTAGTATTGAAAAAGATCACTCCACCACTATAATGGAAGACATTTCTGACCTACAGAAACATGCTGCTCGCAATAGACCAAACAATCATGAGGAAAATGCTAAGGAAGAGAATCCATATGAAGTGAATACAAACTCTTCACTGGAAGTAACTACAATTAAAATCCCTTACAAAGTAAAGGGTGTGAAAGTCCACCTGCCAAGAACTTTCACACAAGATACTGATGCAAAGGGAAATAAAGTAGATGAGGAAGCAGTAGACTTGATTCATGACAAAGACACAGATGACTATAATGCTTCCCCGTTAGGTGATTATCAACCAGGCCAAAACAACAGTTTTGAAAGTAACCCTGAACTCAAGTATTCAGATGACTTTGTTGGCAGCCCTGAGAACACAGGCTATTCGGAAGATTTCACCAGTGCTGACGATACGGGCAGAAGCTCAGAAACTCTTGATAGCAGCCCAGAGTGTGCACTGGTAAGCCCAAAGCAAGCTTGCTCAGACATGGAATCAGAATCCAAGAAGTCCAGACTTTCTGAAAAAAGTCTGAGAACTGAAAGTATTTCAGCTCCTCTACCAGTTCCTTCAAGTGCATCTCCAGTCCATTCTCTTAAAAAAACCTATGacttaaaagcaaaaaaacagAATACAGGTGCGGGTGTCGGTGTATCCATTAGTGACTCCTCTCCTCCTGCAGGTTCATTAGATAAGCAGGAGTTAGCTTCACATATCAAGGAAGAAGATAGCaaaattgaccaaaatattttCCAGGCCCCTGAAGTGGAGAGTAAGCAAACTAATTCTGATATAAATAGTGTAGTAAAGGGCCAAACCTCTTTGGAAAAGAGCCAGTCACTGAGGACATCTCAAGTTAGCTCCTACTTGCCATCCAACATGTCTGATCTTGAACTTAGTGGTATGGAAAACAATACATCAGACAAGGAAGAGGATGATGATTTTGGGACACTGAGTATTCCTAATCAATATAAGCACATCAGTGAACTAGTAGTAAATAAGCTGCCTGGATACACGATGTAA